A stretch of Labrus bergylta chromosome 19, fLabBer1.1, whole genome shotgun sequence DNA encodes these proteins:
- the LOC109976538 gene encoding collagen alpha-1(V) chain-like produces the protein MLIQGPAGTRGPEGRQGEKGTKGETGAVGPPGKTGPVGPQGVPGKPGTEGLRGLPGSVGEQGSPGPSGQKGPPGPLGPPGLPGLRGEPGSKGEKGHPGLIGLIGPPGEQGEKGDRGMPGPHGTSGPKGESGMAGGTGPLGPAGPAGLPGPQGVKGAKGSSGGSGPKGEKGVQGPPGPPGPPGEVIQPLPIQRSPKSKRSIDASQLLPESDSDMPASDATGTEFLMGSEGMEEIFGSLNSLRQEIETMRFPLGTQDSPARTCQDLHLSQPDLKDGEYWIDPNQGCSRDAFKVFCNFTNGAETCLYPSINTVKMSSWDKETPGSWYSQFSTGSKFSYVDSNGEPVGVVQLGFLRLLSIQARQNLTYHCHRSVAWADRSAKNSYNRALHFQGANEEDLSYETNPYIKALVDGCSYRKGFDRTVLEINTPQVEHLPLRDIKVSDFGESNQQFGFEVGPVCFQG, from the exons ATGCTTATCCAG GGTCCTGCTGGAACGAGAGGACCAGAGGGACGTCAGGGAGAGAAGGGAACCAAG GGAGAAACAGGTGCTGTTGGACCCCCAGGAAAAACTGGACCTGTTGGTCCCCAGGGTGTACCAGGAAAACCAGGAACAGAGGGTCTCCGAGGACTTCCAGGATCAGTG GGTGAGCAAGGATCTCCTGGACCTTCTGGACAGAAAGGACCACCTGGACCTCTC GGACCTCCTGGTTTGCCTGGCCTGCGTGGAGAACCCGGTTCCAAGGGAGAGAAAGGACACCCAGGTCTTATCGGTCTCATTGGCCCCCCAGGAGAGCagggagagaagggagacagaggtATGCCTGGCCCTCATGGAACCTCTGGACCAAAAGGAGAGTCT GGAATGGCTGGAGGAACTGGACCCCTCGGCCCTGCTGGTCCTGCTGGTCTGCCA GGTCCTCAAGGTGTTAAAGGAGCCAAGGGTTCTTCT GGAGGATCTGGTCCTAAGGGAGAAAAGGGAGTACAAGGACCTCCTGGACCTCCT GGCCCACCAGGTGAGGTCATCCAGCCCCTGCCCATCCAGAGGAGCCCCAAGTCCAAGCGCTCCATCGACGCCAGCCAGCTGCTCCCAGAGAGCGACTCAGACATGCCTGCATCCGACGCCACTGGCACTGAGTTCCTGATGGGCAGTGAAGGCATGGAGGAGATCTTTGGCTCTCTCAACTCACTGCGACAGGAGATAGAGACCATGCGATTCCCACTGGGTACCCAGGACAGCCCTGCTCGCACCTGCCAAGACCTGCACCTCAGCCAGCCAGACCTCAAAGACG GAGAGTACTGGATTGACCCCAACCAGGGCTGCTCCAGGGATGCCTTCAAGGTTTTCTGTAATTTCACTAATGGAGCAGAGACATGCCTGTATCCCAGCATCAATACG GTAAAGATGAGCTCCTGGGACAAAGAGACTCCAGGATCCTGGTACAGTCAGTTCTCCACTGGCAGCAAG TTCTCCTATGTGGACTCTAATGGCGAGCCTGTGGGCGTGGTCCAGCTCGGCTTCCTGCGTCTCCTGAGCATCCAGGCCCGCCAGAACCTCACCTACCACTGCCATCGCTCGGTGGCCTGGGCCGACCGAAGCGCCAAGAACAGCTACAACAGAGCGCTGCACTTCCAGGGCGCCAACGAGGAGGATCTGAGCTACGAGACCAACCCTTACATCAAGGCCTTGGTGGACGGCTGCTCT TATCGTAAGGGCTTCGATAGGACAGTGCTGGAAATCAACACGCCACAAGTGGAGCATCTTCCTCTGCGGGATATTAAGGTGTCAGACTTTGGGGAGAGCAACCAGCAGTTTGGCTTTGAAGTGGGACCTGTCTGTTTCCAAggctaa
- the LOC109978039 gene encoding major histocompatibility complex class I-related gene protein-like isoform X5 — MKTLVFVSLVGFFLHDTTAVMHSLKYFYTASSEVTNFPEYVSVGMVDDFQITYYDSNTKRYLPKQDWMKKVTEDKADYLKRNTELSMGNQQSFKVSLDNLKRRFNQTGGVHIVQRMYGCEWDDKTGDVNGYEQIGYDGEDFVVLDTKTMTWVAPQQQAVVTKQKWDNDKGLLAQEKNYLTQECVDWLKKYVNYGRSSLMRTDLPTVSLLQKTPSSRVTCHATGFYPNRAMMFWRKDGEELHEDVDKGEILPNHDGSFQISADLQLPSDDWGKYDCVFQLSGVKEDIVTKLDKREIKTNYVNPIYMTIVIIAVVLLLVTIVCAAGFYLYKKRNAKRPPSPVNDPAVQQMMLPNQNA, encoded by the exons ATGAAGACtctggtgtttgtgtctctcgTGGGATTCTTCCTCCACGACACGACGGCAG TGATGCACTCTCTGAAGTATTTCTACACGGCGTCTTCTGAAGTCACAAACTTCCCAGAGTACGTGTCTGTTGGGATGGTTGATGATTTTCAGATAACTTACTACGACAGTAACACCAAGAGATACCTACCCAAACAGGACTGGATGAAGAAAGTCACAGAAGACAAAGCTGACTACTTGAAGAGGAACACTGAGCTCTCTATGGGTAACCAGCAGAGCTTCAAAGTCAGCCTTGACAATTTAAAGCGGCGCTTCAACCAAACTGGAG gtgttcacaTTGTCCAGAGGATGTACGGCTGTGAGTGGGATGATAAGACTGGAGATGTTAATGGTTATGAACAGATTGGTTATGATGGAGAAGACTTCGTAGTTCTGGACACGAAGACAATGACGTGGGTCGCTCCACAACAACAGGCTGTCGTCACCAAACAGAAGTGGGATAATGACAAAGGTTTATTAGCACAGGAAAAAAACTACCTCACCCAGGAGTGCGTTGACTGGCTGAAGAAGTATGTGAACTATGGGAGGAGCTCTCTGATGAGAACAG ACCTCCCCACAGTGTCTCTCCTCCAGAAGACTCCCTCCTCTCGGGTCACCTGCCACGCTACAGGTTTCTACCCCAACAGAGCCATGATGTTCTggaggaaagatggagaggagctTCACGAGGACGTGGACAAGGGAGAGATCCTCCCCAACCACGACGGCTCCTTCCAGATCAGCGCTGACCTTCAACTGCCCTCTGATGACTGGGGGAAGTACgactgtgtgtttcagctctctGGTGTGAAGGAGGACATCGTCACCAAACTGGACAAACGAGAGATCAAGACCAACTACG TGAATCCCATCTACATGACCATTGTCATCATCGCTGTTGTTCTCCTTCTTGTAACCATCGTCTGTGCGGCTGGATTCTACCTGTATAAGAAGAGAAATG ccaAACGCCCTCCATCCC CGGTAAACGACCCGGCTGTGCAACAAATGATGCTTCCAAATCAAAATgcctaa